The Methanobacterium lacus genome includes a region encoding these proteins:
- the hdrA gene encoding ferredoxin:CoB-CoM heterodisulfide reductase subunit HdrA, protein MSTISLNDNADEKALKIGVFLCRCGGNISDTVDMDRLRKSVDAEVIEEFENLCSINGRKIIRDNIIEKELDRVVVAACSPITHGKIFQNYVTPLNPYLLEMANIREQCSWVNPDKDSATDKAISILQSAIEKVKHSIALEPIIRKTPKSTAVIGGGISGISAALSLARQGIRTCLIEKEPTIGGAMVKVGKLFSPEKLAEECAMCLLNPLVNEAVEHGNINIMTNSTLKSADRRSGNFNLLVEKKPSYVIKGKCISCGNCAEVCPVEVSDSWNEDMTTRKAIFKPFPQAVPDVYTIDHENCKKCGKCQDVCRMNAIDLDMETEVIPITVGSVVIATGHKTFDMDKRPEYAYKRHEDIITQMELARLMGVNGPTKGKLLKPSNGKVPERVVMIQCVGSRDEKPGGRKYCSKVCCMVAIKHANVIKQHYPDTDVIICYTDMRTPGMYEKYYKFAQSNKVRLIRGRPGEVAEKDGIFSVRMEDTFSNEPLEVEADMVVLSTAMEPSEGTIEVSKELDVGLTEELFVKEKHSKIKPVATDVEGIFVCGTAQGPKDITDSIVQANAAASKVSELIHGGVELEPFIAKVDNSKCNLCQKCIDICSFKAAFIQENVLKIDPIACNGCGACIAECETNAIDIIGQTDEQLFAMIDGMLINKKPDEKRIIAFLDSVGYVSADNIGINKISVPSSIRIIKVPYMNRVMYKHIRYAFDKGADGIIMGEYPYSPLYKKTKEKVLKLKQELANNNINPDKLELFKVYIPYFRGLADKFNNFDQRIKCLDD, encoded by the coding sequence ATGAGTACCATTTCATTAAACGATAATGCAGATGAAAAAGCCCTTAAAATTGGTGTTTTTCTTTGTCGCTGTGGTGGAAACATATCTGACACAGTTGACATGGACCGGCTTAGAAAATCTGTTGATGCAGAAGTAATAGAAGAATTTGAAAATCTTTGTTCAATAAATGGACGAAAGATTATAAGGGACAACATAATTGAAAAGGAACTAGACAGGGTTGTGGTAGCTGCTTGTTCACCCATTACCCATGGAAAAATATTTCAAAACTACGTAACTCCACTGAATCCCTATCTCCTTGAAATGGCAAACATACGGGAACAGTGTTCTTGGGTTAATCCTGATAAAGACTCTGCAACTGACAAAGCCATATCAATTTTACAGTCTGCAATTGAAAAAGTGAAACATTCCATTGCTCTGGAACCAATTATTAGGAAAACACCTAAGAGTACCGCAGTAATTGGTGGGGGCATATCTGGAATAAGTGCTGCTCTTTCACTTGCAAGACAAGGAATAAGAACCTGTTTAATAGAAAAAGAACCTACCATAGGTGGAGCAATGGTAAAGGTAGGTAAACTTTTCTCACCAGAGAAATTGGCAGAAGAATGTGCCATGTGCCTACTAAATCCACTTGTAAATGAAGCTGTTGAACACGGTAACATCAATATAATGACCAACTCCACCCTCAAATCTGCAGATAGACGGTCTGGTAATTTTAACCTTCTAGTGGAAAAAAAGCCCAGCTACGTAATTAAGGGTAAATGTATAAGCTGCGGTAACTGTGCAGAGGTCTGTCCTGTGGAAGTCAGTGATTCTTGGAATGAGGACATGACCACCAGAAAAGCAATTTTCAAACCATTTCCACAAGCTGTTCCAGATGTTTACACCATCGACCATGAAAACTGTAAGAAATGCGGTAAATGTCAAGATGTTTGTAGAATGAATGCTATAGACCTTGACATGGAAACTGAGGTCATACCCATCACTGTTGGTTCTGTGGTGATAGCTACAGGTCATAAAACATTTGATATGGATAAAAGACCGGAGTATGCTTATAAAAGACACGAAGATATCATTACTCAGATGGAACTTGCAAGGTTAATGGGTGTTAATGGACCAACCAAAGGAAAGCTTTTAAAACCTTCCAATGGCAAAGTTCCAGAAAGGGTTGTTATGATACAGTGCGTTGGTTCTAGAGATGAGAAACCAGGCGGCAGAAAGTACTGTTCTAAGGTCTGTTGCATGGTTGCAATCAAACATGCCAATGTAATTAAACAGCACTACCCAGATACCGATGTTATCATCTGTTACACCGATATGAGAACACCGGGAATGTATGAGAAGTACTACAAATTTGCTCAGTCCAACAAGGTCAGACTCATAAGGGGAAGACCAGGAGAAGTAGCAGAGAAAGACGGCATATTCAGTGTACGAATGGAAGATACCTTTTCAAACGAACCTTTAGAAGTTGAGGCCGATATGGTTGTTCTCTCCACAGCCATGGAACCATCAGAAGGTACTATAGAAGTTTCAAAGGAACTTGATGTGGGTCTCACCGAAGAACTGTTTGTAAAGGAGAAGCATTCCAAGATTAAACCAGTTGCAACTGATGTTGAAGGGATATTTGTTTGTGGAACTGCCCAGGGACCTAAAGATATTACCGACAGCATAGTTCAGGCCAACGCTGCAGCATCCAAAGTATCAGAACTCATACACGGCGGTGTTGAACTGGAACCATTCATTGCCAAGGTAGATAACAGTAAATGTAATTTATGCCAAAAATGTATTGATATCTGCAGCTTTAAAGCTGCATTTATCCAGGAAAATGTTTTAAAAATCGATCCAATTGCATGTAATGGCTGTGGGGCATGTATTGCTGAATGTGAAACTAATGCCATCGACATAATTGGACAGACAGATGAACAGCTCTTTGCAATGATTGATGGAATGTTAATAAATAAAAAACCCGATGAAAAACGTATCATCGCATTTTTAGATTCTGTTGGTTATGTTTCAGCAGATAACATTGGTATAAATAAGATAAGTGTACCTAGTTCCATTAGAATTATCAAGGTTCCCTACATGAACAGGGTGATGTATAAACACATACGCTATGCCTTTGATAAGGGTGCTGATGGAATTATCATGGGAGAATATCCATACAGTCCACTTTACAAGAAAACCAAAGAAAAAGTTTTAAAACTTAAACAGGAACTTGCAAACAACAACATTAATCCTGACAAGCTCGAACTTTTCAAGGTTTACATACCCTACTTCAGGGGACTGGCAGATAAATTTAATAATTTTGACCAACGCATCAAATGTTTAGATGACTAA
- the cysS gene encoding cysteine--tRNA ligase translates to MIKLYNTMTRRKEIFEPIEGNRVKLFVCGPTVYDYSHIGHARTYISFDVIVRYMKYSGYSVFYVQNITDLDDKILKRADELETSPLELARRYEEKYLRDMELLGVEHVNLYARATEHIPEIVRQIGVLVDKGYAYETDKGVYFDESKFEDFGKLSNRNLEDLNVHRIGPDSSKRNPGDFALWKKRERISEEQEMIWDSPWGTGRPGWHIEDTAITETYFGPQYDIHGGGLDLIFPHHEAEIAQMEASSGIKPMVRYWMHTGFLNVKGEKMSKSLGNFITINELLEEYSPEVFRFFVLSTHYRSPIDFSSEILHQSSQGLNRIYKLIEKINSELDSDTNISLDNDSDYIQKLAAVREEFFEAMDNDFNTPAAISTIFDLIRDVNRDIHESNISKNSLTKLKAIIIEFGYVLGLDFSMEPENEENLEVELLDLLKYVREKLRQNKNWELSDQIRDRLNELNITLEDKKV, encoded by the coding sequence ATGATAAAGTTGTACAACACCATGACCCGCAGGAAAGAAATTTTCGAACCTATAGAAGGAAACAGGGTAAAACTTTTTGTTTGTGGTCCAACAGTTTACGATTATTCCCATATTGGTCATGCAAGAACCTACATCTCCTTCGATGTTATTGTCCGTTACATGAAGTATAGCGGATATTCAGTGTTCTATGTACAAAACATCACAGACCTTGATGATAAAATTTTAAAAAGAGCTGATGAATTAGAAACATCCCCTCTTGAGCTTGCAAGAAGATATGAAGAGAAGTACCTCCGAGACATGGAACTACTGGGTGTAGAGCATGTTAACCTGTATGCAAGGGCCACAGAGCACATTCCAGAAATAGTAAGACAAATTGGGGTGCTTGTTGACAAGGGATATGCATATGAAACAGATAAAGGAGTTTACTTCGATGAATCTAAATTTGAGGACTTTGGAAAACTGAGCAACAGAAATCTCGAGGATTTAAATGTCCATAGAATAGGTCCTGACAGCTCAAAAAGAAATCCTGGAGACTTCGCACTTTGGAAAAAACGAGAAAGGATCTCAGAAGAGCAGGAAATGATATGGGATTCACCTTGGGGCACTGGTAGGCCAGGGTGGCATATAGAGGATACAGCCATTACAGAAACCTACTTCGGACCACAGTACGATATACACGGTGGTGGATTGGACCTTATTTTCCCACATCATGAGGCTGAAATTGCCCAGATGGAAGCCTCCTCTGGTATAAAACCAATGGTTCGCTACTGGATGCACACAGGATTTTTAAATGTTAAAGGTGAGAAGATGTCCAAGTCACTTGGAAACTTCATAACCATCAATGAATTGTTGGAAGAGTACTCTCCCGAAGTATTCAGATTTTTCGTGCTTTCAACCCACTACAGAAGTCCAATAGATTTCAGTAGTGAAATTCTTCACCAGTCCAGCCAGGGACTCAACAGAATTTACAAATTAATTGAAAAGATTAACAGCGAACTAGACAGTGACACAAACATATCACTTGATAACGATTCTGATTACATACAAAAGCTTGCAGCAGTTAGGGAAGAATTTTTTGAAGCCATGGATAATGATTTTAACACACCTGCAGCAATTTCAACCATATTTGATCTTATTAGGGATGTTAATCGTGACATCCATGAATCGAACATCTCGAAGAATTCACTCACCAAACTCAAAGCAATAATAATAGAATTTGGCTATGTTTTAGGTTTAGACTTCTCAATGGAACCTGAAAATGAAGAAAATCTTGAGGTCGAACTGCTTGATCTTTTGAAGTACGTCAGGGAGAAATTGCGTCAAAATAAGAATTGGGAACTTTCAGACCAAATAAGAGACAGGTTAAATGAGTTAAATATTACCCTTGAAGATAAAAAGGTCTGA
- a CDS encoding GMC family oxidoreductase N-terminal domain-containing protein, whose protein sequence is MIYDVIIVGTGAGGATVAHELCNENLNLLILDKGSKIPRGNAVNKIKITNLNLEIEEETDNTEYEFLSQSAELMEIVGVGGTTPVSLANACYACTSCYKNSATAQFKGHDFELFEELVDASKELKVGSLPSHMMGPATTRLMREGEKLGYFMEPMPKFIDFSKCDSCGLCILGCTKGAKWDATDFIRDVKSSENPPEIETDFTVTKILHNKGKVQGVEGIDKNGDLKVYQSKKVVLGAGALNTPQILIKSDISQDVGEGLFTDLFITVGGFLKDIELNKEIPMGVKSEFGPYFLSPHYAGQLVGMIKDKGFDVEESDVMGIMIKIADESNGKIHDDGTITKKLTEKDLKLFKKGYKKCVELLTAMGVDPDSISSTAIRGAHPGGTAAIGKVVNKNLETKIAGLYITDASVIPQAPGRPPILTITALAKRLSNNIKNEFNGL, encoded by the coding sequence ATGATATACGATGTTATTATCGTGGGAACAGGAGCCGGAGGCGCAACTGTTGCCCATGAACTTTGTAATGAGAATTTAAATTTATTGATCCTTGATAAAGGTTCCAAAATCCCTAGGGGAAATGCAGTAAACAAAATCAAGATCACAAACTTAAACCTTGAAATTGAAGAAGAAACTGATAACACTGAATATGAATTTTTAAGCCAATCAGCAGAACTCATGGAAATTGTAGGAGTAGGGGGAACAACTCCTGTTTCGCTGGCAAATGCGTGTTATGCGTGTACAAGTTGCTATAAAAATTCTGCTACAGCACAGTTTAAGGGACATGACTTTGAACTCTTTGAAGAACTGGTAGATGCAAGCAAAGAACTCAAGGTTGGATCGTTACCATCCCACATGATGGGACCTGCAACCACCAGACTCATGAGGGAAGGTGAAAAATTAGGTTACTTCATGGAACCCATGCCAAAATTTATCGACTTCAGCAAATGCGACAGCTGCGGCCTCTGCATACTGGGCTGTACCAAAGGTGCTAAATGGGATGCCACAGATTTTATAAGGGATGTTAAATCCTCTGAAAATCCGCCGGAAATTGAAACAGATTTCACAGTGACAAAAATCCTTCACAACAAAGGAAAAGTTCAGGGTGTTGAAGGAATAGATAAAAACGGCGATTTAAAAGTTTACCAGTCCAAAAAAGTAGTTCTTGGAGCAGGAGCATTGAACACTCCCCAGATACTCATAAAATCAGATATATCCCAAGATGTTGGGGAAGGATTGTTCACAGATCTCTTCATAACAGTAGGAGGTTTCCTCAAGGACATCGAACTAAACAAAGAAATTCCAATGGGTGTCAAATCAGAATTTGGACCTTACTTCCTTTCACCGCACTACGCTGGACAGTTAGTTGGTATGATAAAGGATAAAGGCTTTGATGTAGAGGAATCTGATGTCATGGGCATCATGATAAAAATTGCAGATGAATCTAACGGAAAAATACACGATGACGGTACCATCACTAAAAAATTAACTGAAAAGGATTTGAAACTGTTTAAAAAGGGATATAAAAAGTGTGTTGAACTTTTAACTGCGATGGGTGTTGATCCAGATTCTATATCTTCCACCGCAATAAGGGGTGCGCATCCTGGTGGAACAGCGGCCATTGGGAAGGTTGTCAATAAAAATTTAGAAACCAAAATAGCAGGACTGTACATCACAGATGCAAGCGTTATTCCACAGGCACCTGGAAGACCACCAATACTCACAATAACAGCCCTTGCAAAGAGACTTTCAAACAATATTAAGAATGAGTTTAATGGTCTATGA
- a CDS encoding NAD(P)H-binding protein encodes MQSRYSRQVILENIGKEGQEKLLKSSVAIVGCGALGTVAANNLARAGVGKITIIDRDFVELNNLQRQMLFDEKDVGAPKAVAAAQKVHDINSEIEVVPVIKDLNYTNAEELLENVDLVVDGTDNILTRMLVNDICVKNKIPWIYTGAIGTSGMSMNILPNKACIRCLYPGVPKAGSLPTCDTMGVLNTATVIMGSIETTEALKILLGYYDDDESTDSNLIVYDTWNHSFDTISVRKNEKCECCGNQNYEYIDSDEQEIITSLCGRNSIQITPADPKELSLKKIAENLEKLGKVKCSDFIMIFSTEETEISLFRDGRAIIKGTNDEKVARSIYARYIGT; translated from the coding sequence ATGCAGAGCAGATATTCAAGACAAGTTATACTGGAAAACATTGGAAAAGAAGGACAAGAAAAACTTTTAAAAAGTTCAGTTGCTATTGTTGGATGTGGAGCACTTGGAACAGTTGCAGCTAACAACCTTGCACGTGCAGGGGTAGGAAAAATAACCATCATTGACAGGGACTTTGTTGAACTCAACAACCTTCAAAGACAGATGTTGTTTGATGAAAAGGATGTGGGTGCACCCAAAGCTGTGGCTGCAGCCCAAAAAGTTCATGATATAAATTCAGAGATCGAAGTGGTGCCTGTGATAAAGGATCTGAACTACACCAATGCTGAAGAGCTCCTAGAAAATGTGGATTTAGTGGTGGATGGAACAGACAACATATTAACCAGAATGCTTGTAAACGACATCTGTGTTAAGAATAAAATTCCATGGATTTACACCGGAGCAATTGGAACCTCAGGAATGAGCATGAACATCCTTCCAAACAAGGCATGTATACGCTGCTTATATCCTGGAGTGCCAAAGGCAGGTTCACTCCCAACATGCGACACAATGGGCGTTTTAAACACAGCGACCGTGATAATGGGATCCATCGAAACAACAGAAGCCCTTAAAATACTATTGGGCTATTACGATGATGATGAATCCACAGACAGCAATTTAATTGTTTACGATACCTGGAACCACAGCTTCGACACCATCTCAGTCAGAAAGAATGAGAAATGTGAATGCTGCGGTAATCAAAACTACGAGTACATAGACTCTGATGAACAAGAAATCATAACATCGCTGTGCGGAAGGAACTCCATCCAAATAACACCTGCAGATCCCAAGGAATTATCTCTCAAGAAGATAGCAGAAAATCTTGAAAAACTTGGAAAAGTAAAATGTTCCGATTTTATCATGATATTCTCCACAGAAGAAACGGAAATATCTTTATTTAGGGATGGAAGGGCAATTATAAAGGGAACTAATGATGAGAAGGTTGCAAGATCAATTTATGCCAGATATATAGGTACCTGA
- the hdrB gene encoding ferredoxin:CoB-CoM heterodisulfide reductase subunit HdrB: MKFIPDKEILLFKSCLVNVEYPGVESSTCYVFDKIGVEYHVDERQSCCTGLGHYYDLFDQLSTITLAARNFNVAADTGHKNIATMCATCYAILKKSAKILNQNEEAREEVNGILDDSGLEAMEYSSGDMDPAENIFHVAEILFNKREEISKHIKVDLTGFKVASHHACHYCKVHYNDTIEGIRDPNLIDELASACGVETIGWYDHKRVTCGAGFRQRYTNKEASLAVTGEKLQALKDKDVEILLHMCPNCQMQFDRYQPLIGEKLGTEFNIFHLNIAQFIALAMGADPYKVVGIQTHTVPVEPLLNKLKQPFNLKEDQSKRNSLKIDENRD; this comes from the coding sequence ATGAAATTTATACCAGATAAAGAGATACTGCTCTTTAAAAGTTGTCTGGTCAATGTTGAGTATCCTGGAGTGGAATCATCCACATGCTACGTATTCGATAAAATAGGCGTAGAGTACCATGTTGATGAAAGACAGTCCTGCTGTACAGGGCTTGGACACTACTACGATTTATTTGACCAACTATCAACCATCACACTGGCTGCTCGTAACTTCAATGTAGCAGCAGATACAGGCCACAAAAACATCGCAACCATGTGTGCAACATGCTACGCAATACTAAAAAAATCTGCCAAAATACTGAACCAAAATGAAGAAGCACGTGAAGAGGTAAATGGAATCCTCGATGATTCTGGCCTTGAAGCCATGGAGTACAGTTCTGGAGATATGGATCCTGCTGAAAATATTTTCCATGTGGCTGAAATTCTTTTTAATAAACGTGAGGAAATATCAAAACACATTAAGGTTGATCTTACGGGTTTCAAAGTTGCTTCGCATCATGCATGTCACTACTGTAAGGTTCACTACAACGACACCATAGAAGGCATAAGGGATCCTAACTTAATAGATGAACTTGCATCTGCCTGTGGTGTTGAAACCATAGGATGGTACGATCATAAAAGAGTGACTTGTGGTGCGGGATTTAGACAGAGGTATACTAATAAAGAAGCTTCACTGGCAGTGACAGGAGAAAAGCTTCAGGCACTTAAGGATAAAGATGTGGAAATACTTCTTCACATGTGTCCAAATTGTCAGATGCAGTTTGACAGGTACCAGCCATTAATCGGTGAAAAATTGGGAACAGAATTCAACATATTCCATCTTAACATTGCCCAGTTCATTGCCCTTGCAATGGGTGCAGATCCCTACAAAGTAGTGGGAATTCAAACACACACCGTACCAGTTGAACCTTTGTTAAACAAGTTGAAACAACCATTCAACCTGAAGGAAGATCAATCCAAAAGAAACTCTCTTAAGATCGATGAAAATCGTGATTGA
- a CDS encoding pyridoxamine 5'-phosphate oxidase family protein, translating into MSMTNEMMDAIEKDLVFLATATEDGIPNVVPIGFARPLDEDTILIADNYMNKSRKNLEKNPWISLVTKDSQKNPFQFKGKVEIFESGKYFDTVTEWGQNAMTKLTPKAAILMKVEEIYSIQPGPEAGKKIE; encoded by the coding sequence ATGTCAATGACTAATGAAATGATGGATGCAATAGAAAAGGATCTTGTATTTCTAGCAACTGCCACAGAAGATGGAATACCAAACGTGGTTCCTATTGGATTTGCAAGACCTTTAGATGAAGATACAATATTAATAGCAGATAATTACATGAACAAATCCCGAAAAAATCTTGAAAAAAATCCATGGATATCGTTGGTAACTAAAGATTCCCAGAAAAATCCATTCCAATTCAAGGGAAAGGTAGAAATATTTGAATCAGGTAAGTACTTCGACACTGTAACGGAATGGGGACAAAATGCCATGACCAAACTAACACCCAAGGCAGCTATTCTCATGAAGGTTGAAGAAATATATTCAATACAACCTGGACCTGAGGCAGGTAAGAAGATAGAATGA
- a CDS encoding O-acetylhomoserine aminocarboxypropyltransferase/cysteine synthase family protein, with protein MSEQEKNNEWQGPGLSTIGLHVGQEEPDSATGSRAVPIYLTSSYVFNDTEHAANLFGLREFGNIYTRIMNPTTDVFEKRVAAVEGGATALGVASGMSAIFLAVLNVSELGENIVSGDNLYGGTYELFNYTLPRLGRTVKFVNSEKPEEFEAAIDEKTRAIYVESLGNPKLDVPDFEKLAKIAHDHDIPLIVDNTSTVGLLRPIDYGADITVISATKYIGGHGTSIGGVIVDSGKFNWGNGKFPQFTDPDPSYHGLKYWETFGDFPGAGNIAFTIRARVVLLRDLGPALSPFNAFQFLQGLETLELRVLKHAENALKVAKHLKNHPKVSWINYPGLEEDPRHEVASKYLKGGYGGLIGFGIEGGLESGKKFIENVELFSHLANIGDSKSLVIHPASTTHQQLTREEQETTGVTEDFVRLSIGLEDVEDIIADIDQALSKI; from the coding sequence ATGTCAGAACAAGAAAAAAATAATGAATGGCAAGGGCCGGGATTAAGCACGATAGGGCTACATGTAGGACAGGAAGAACCTGATTCTGCAACAGGATCAAGGGCAGTACCAATATACCTCACATCATCCTACGTATTTAATGATACAGAACATGCAGCAAATCTTTTTGGACTCAGAGAATTTGGAAACATTTACACCAGGATCATGAATCCAACCACAGACGTCTTTGAAAAAAGAGTCGCAGCGGTGGAAGGTGGAGCAACAGCACTTGGAGTAGCAAGTGGAATGAGCGCAATCTTCCTAGCAGTATTAAACGTCTCAGAGCTGGGAGAAAACATAGTATCCGGTGACAACCTCTACGGTGGAACTTACGAACTATTCAACTACACCCTACCAAGACTCGGAAGAACAGTTAAATTTGTAAACTCTGAAAAACCAGAAGAATTTGAAGCAGCAATTGACGAAAAAACCAGAGCAATATATGTAGAATCATTAGGAAACCCTAAATTAGATGTACCTGACTTTGAAAAGCTTGCAAAGATTGCACACGATCATGACATACCACTCATAGTAGACAACACATCCACAGTAGGATTACTAAGACCAATTGATTACGGAGCAGACATCACTGTAATCTCTGCCACCAAATACATCGGGGGACACGGAACATCCATAGGTGGAGTAATAGTTGACTCTGGTAAATTCAACTGGGGTAATGGTAAATTTCCACAATTCACAGATCCAGATCCAAGTTACCACGGACTCAAATACTGGGAAACCTTCGGAGACTTCCCTGGAGCCGGAAACATAGCATTCACCATAAGGGCAAGGGTCGTACTTTTAAGGGATTTAGGACCAGCACTCAGTCCATTCAACGCATTTCAGTTCTTACAGGGACTTGAAACACTCGAACTAAGGGTATTAAAACATGCTGAAAACGCTCTTAAAGTAGCAAAACATCTCAAAAATCATCCTAAAGTATCATGGATAAACTACCCTGGACTCGAAGAAGACCCAAGACATGAAGTAGCCAGTAAATACCTTAAAGGTGGATACGGTGGATTAATAGGATTCGGAATTGAAGGCGGATTAGAATCAGGTAAAAAATTCATTGAAAATGTTGAACTGTTCTCCCACCTTGCAAACATCGGTGACTCAAAGAGCCTAGTTATACACCCCGCATCAACAACACACCAACAGTTAACAAGGGAAGAACAGGAAACCACAGGTGTTACTGAGGACTTTGTAAGACTATCCATTGGTCTTGAAGATGTTGAAGATATCATTGCAGACATTGATCAGGCACTGTCCAAGATATAA
- the hdrC gene encoding ferredoxin:CoB-CoM heterodisulfide reductase subunit HdrC: protein MRTIKLNKNSHKLVDDVLKDLKASPDLGIYKCVQCGMCTSICPGASQSDYDPRDMVRRVLEDDVSIVDDENIWNCFSCYTCNSVCPSGNNASEVNQILRQMSIDKGEGILKIQSFAAYGDSFIELGVGSVPSKFFDDMVKDVGPEYMNLKLNIEDIRSDLGLGSYILPEKSIDEVEEILDKSGFKARLKRIKGCKK, encoded by the coding sequence ATGAGAACTATCAAACTGAACAAAAATTCACATAAACTGGTGGATGATGTTTTAAAGGATCTTAAAGCATCACCAGATCTCGGTATTTATAAATGTGTTCAGTGTGGAATGTGCACATCAATATGTCCTGGAGCCAGTCAGTCAGATTACGATCCAAGGGATATGGTAAGGCGTGTTTTGGAAGATGATGTATCAATTGTGGACGATGAAAACATATGGAACTGTTTTTCATGCTACACTTGTAACAGTGTCTGTCCATCTGGAAACAACGCCAGCGAAGTTAATCAGATCCTGAGACAAATGTCCATTGATAAAGGAGAAGGAATTCTTAAAATCCAATCTTTTGCTGCCTATGGAGACAGCTTCATTGAACTTGGAGTGGGGTCTGTACCAAGCAAATTTTTCGATGACATGGTCAAAGATGTTGGACCAGAGTACATGAACTTAAAACTCAACATCGAAGACATAAGATCAGATCTTGGACTTGGAAGCTACATTCTTCCAGAAAAATCCATTGATGAAGTCGAAGAAATATTGGATAAATCTGGGTTTAAAGCAAGGTTGAAAAGGATTAAGGGATGTAAAAAATGA